In Hydrogenovibrio marinus, a single genomic region encodes these proteins:
- a CDS encoding ParA family protein, which produces MSRIIAIANQKGGVGKTTTSVNLAAALARMKKKVLLIDMDPQGNATVAIGVDKDEIEVSAYDLLLGELKTKDVILPTEIEGLDLIGSNSELTAAEVELIEESKGPKRLRKALKKAVDHYDAIIIDCPPTLNMLTLNALTAADGIVVPVQCEFFALEGLSALMDTIEAVQQDLNSDLHIDGLLRTMHDRRNNLANDVSNELVAHFGMKVLQTIIPRNVRLAEAPSHGESILDYDIGSNGAIAYLALANELIRKTKI; this is translated from the coding sequence ATGAGTCGGATCATTGCAATCGCTAATCAGAAAGGCGGCGTCGGAAAAACGACTACCAGTGTTAATTTGGCAGCTGCATTGGCGAGAATGAAAAAGAAGGTTCTGCTAATCGATATGGATCCGCAAGGTAACGCCACAGTTGCTATTGGCGTTGATAAGGATGAGATAGAAGTCTCAGCTTACGATCTCTTGCTTGGTGAACTGAAAACCAAAGATGTTATTCTGCCAACCGAAATCGAAGGACTGGATCTCATCGGTTCTAACAGCGAATTAACCGCTGCCGAAGTTGAGCTGATTGAAGAAAGCAAAGGTCCAAAACGTCTACGTAAAGCTCTCAAAAAAGCCGTTGATCATTACGACGCTATCATTATTGACTGTCCTCCAACCTTAAATATGCTGACATTGAATGCCTTGACCGCGGCTGACGGTATTGTTGTGCCTGTTCAGTGTGAGTTCTTTGCGCTGGAAGGCCTATCGGCGCTAATGGATACCATTGAAGCGGTGCAACAGGACTTGAACTCGGATTTACATATCGACGGTTTGTTGCGCACTATGCATGACCGTCGTAATAACTTGGCGAATGATGTATCTAATGAGTTGGTGGCGCACTTTGGTATGAAAGTGCTACAAACGATTATCCCGAGAAATGTTCGGTTGGCTGAGGCACCAAGTCATGGTGAATCAATTCTGGACTACGATATTGGATCAAATGGTGCAATTGCTTATTTGGCACTGGCGAATGAGTTGATCCGAAAAACTAAGATTTAA
- the rsmG gene encoding 16S rRNA (guanine(527)-N(7))-methyltransferase RsmG, translated as MSQSYFDQLAEAYEAWGLEPSPPTWQKLVDYLALLRKWNKVYNLTAIRDEQEMFVKHLLDSLAVAPFIDSERLIDVGTGGGLPGIPLAILFPERQIDLLDSNSKKTRFLIQAKAELDLQNTQVFHMRVEDYQPETLYDGVVSRAFASLDDMLHWTGHLLKENGYWWAMKSQKTQDELAQLPNFARITQVFELQVPHLQAERTLIQVQKI; from the coding sequence ATGTCTCAATCCTATTTTGATCAGCTGGCTGAAGCTTATGAAGCATGGGGGTTGGAACCATCTCCCCCAACCTGGCAGAAATTGGTCGACTATTTGGCATTGCTACGCAAGTGGAACAAGGTTTATAACTTGACGGCGATTCGTGACGAGCAAGAAATGTTCGTTAAGCATTTGTTGGATAGTTTGGCAGTTGCGCCTTTTATTGATAGTGAAAGGTTGATAGATGTCGGTACCGGGGGTGGTCTGCCAGGTATTCCGTTGGCGATATTGTTTCCAGAAAGGCAAATTGATTTGCTGGACAGTAACAGTAAGAAAACCCGTTTTCTGATTCAGGCGAAGGCTGAGTTAGATCTTCAAAATACTCAGGTATTCCATATGCGAGTAGAAGATTATCAGCCGGAAACTTTATATGACGGAGTCGTCTCTAGAGCGTTTGCGTCTTTAGATGATATGCTGCACTGGACCGGGCATTTACTGAAAGAAAATGGCTACTGGTGGGCAATGAAATCACAGAAAACACAAGATGAGCTAGCGCAATTACCTAATTTTGCTAGAATAACGCAAGTTTTCGAATTGCAAGTGCCTCATTTGCAAGCAGAAAGAACCCTAATTCAAGTGCAGAAAATTTAG
- the mnmG gene encoding tRNA uridine-5-carboxymethylaminomethyl(34) synthesis enzyme MnmG: MSGQKGSTSNRSIDKDMTHYDVIVVGGGHAGTEAALASARMGVKTLLLTHNIDTLGQMSCNPAIGGIGKGHLVKEVDALGGAMALAIDQAGIQFRTLNASKGPAVRATRAQADRVLYRQAIRSLLENQPNLYIFQQPVEDMLIEGDKVVGVGTKMGLWFYAPQVVLTVGTFLAGKIHIGLQNYEGGRAGDEPANRLAAKLRELDLPVGRLKTGTPPRIDARTVDFDAMQIQPGDDPMPVFSFMGTREMHPQQMPCYITYTNEKTHDVIRNSLDQSPMYSDAGEIDSVGPRYCPSIEDKVMRFADKDRHQVFIEPEGLTSIELYPNGISTSLPFDTQMQIVRSMKGMEQARILRPGYAIEYDYFDPRGLKPTLETRAINGLFFAGQINGTTGYEEAAAQGLLAGMNAARAAQEKDQWTPRRDEAYMGVLVDDLITLGTNEPYRMFTSRAEYRLMLREDNADQRLTEIGREFGLVDDARWAAFEQKMESMDKEIERLKQTWIYPHHAEAKKAEALMDLPLSKEQTLFELLKRPNVRYDALATLEMFGETVDDPQVVEQIEIEAKYSGYIERQKLDIEKLRRSEEVKIPEDLDLDKISGLSNEVKQKIRDHKPDTIGMASRISGITPAAISILLIYIKKHRQAAKTVA, from the coding sequence TTGACCCACAATATCGACACTTTGGGTCAGATGTCTTGCAACCCGGCGATTGGTGGAATCGGTAAAGGGCATTTGGTTAAAGAGGTGGATGCTCTGGGTGGTGCGATGGCTCTTGCGATCGATCAAGCAGGCATACAATTCAGAACCCTGAATGCTTCCAAGGGGCCTGCGGTACGCGCGACTCGTGCGCAAGCGGATCGTGTACTTTATCGCCAGGCCATTCGTTCCCTATTGGAAAACCAGCCTAACTTATATATTTTTCAGCAGCCGGTTGAAGATATGCTGATTGAGGGCGACAAGGTTGTTGGTGTCGGCACTAAAATGGGATTGTGGTTTTATGCGCCGCAAGTGGTGTTGACTGTCGGGACTTTCTTGGCAGGAAAAATTCATATTGGACTACAGAATTATGAGGGTGGTCGTGCGGGTGACGAACCGGCGAATCGCCTTGCGGCAAAACTGCGTGAATTGGATTTGCCAGTAGGACGCCTAAAGACGGGTACGCCGCCGAGAATTGATGCGCGTACTGTTGATTTTGACGCGATGCAGATTCAACCAGGCGACGATCCGATGCCTGTGTTTTCTTTTATGGGAACGCGCGAGATGCATCCGCAGCAAATGCCTTGCTATATTACTTACACCAATGAAAAAACACATGATGTGATTCGAAATTCATTGGACCAATCTCCTATGTACTCTGATGCCGGAGAAATTGACAGTGTTGGTCCGCGTTACTGCCCTTCCATTGAAGATAAGGTGATGCGTTTTGCCGATAAAGACCGTCATCAAGTATTTATTGAACCGGAAGGTTTGACATCCATCGAGCTTTATCCAAACGGTATTTCCACTAGCTTGCCTTTTGATACCCAGATGCAAATCGTGCGTTCAATGAAAGGGATGGAGCAGGCGAGAATCCTACGCCCTGGTTATGCGATTGAATATGATTATTTTGATCCAAGGGGCTTGAAGCCAACCTTGGAAACCCGTGCGATTAACGGTTTGTTTTTTGCTGGACAAATCAACGGAACGACAGGTTACGAAGAAGCTGCCGCACAAGGGTTGTTGGCGGGAATGAATGCCGCCAGAGCCGCACAGGAAAAAGATCAGTGGACACCGCGCCGAGATGAAGCCTACATGGGTGTGCTGGTTGATGATTTGATTACTTTGGGAACTAATGAACCTTACCGAATGTTCACCTCTCGTGCCGAGTACCGTTTGATGTTGCGTGAAGACAATGCTGATCAGCGTTTGACGGAAATCGGTCGTGAATTTGGCTTGGTGGATGACGCACGCTGGGCGGCGTTTGAGCAGAAGATGGAATCCATGGATAAGGAAATCGAGCGTTTGAAACAAACGTGGATTTACCCTCATCACGCAGAGGCGAAAAAAGCAGAAGCTTTGATGGACTTGCCTTTGAGCAAAGAGCAAACATTGTTTGAGTTGCTGAAACGTCCTAATGTGCGTTACGACGCTTTGGCGACGCTAGAAATGTTCGGTGAGACGGTTGATGATCCTCAGGTGGTTGAGCAGATTGAAATCGAAGCGAAATATTCGGGCTATATTGAGCGCCAAAAGCTGGATATCGAAAAGCTCCGTCGTTCAGAAGAAGTGAAAATTCCAGAAGACTTGGATTTGGACAAAATTTCCGGGTTGTCTAACGAAGTGAAGCAAAAGATTCGCGATCATAAACCGGATACGATTGGCATGGCATCGCGTATTTCAGGAATTACGCCGGCGGCGATTTCTATTTTGCTGATTTATATTAAAAAGCACCGCCAAGCGGCAAAAACGGTTGCATAG